One window of the Thermococcus sp. P6 genome contains the following:
- a CDS encoding M42 family metallopeptidase produces the protein MVDYELLKKIVEAPGVSGYEFLGVRDVVIEAFKPYVDEIKVDKLGNVIAHRKGNGPKVMLAAHMDQIGLMVTHIEKSGFLRVAPVGGVDPRTLIAQRFKVWIDKDKFIYGVGGSVPPHIQKPEDRKKAPTWDQVFIDVGAESREEAEEMGVKIGTIITWDGRLERLGKHRLVSIAFDDRIAVYTLVKAAQELEESDADIYFVATVQEEVGLRGARTSAFGIDPDYGFAIDVTIAADVPGTPEHKQVTQLGKGTAIKIMDRSVICHPTIVRWMEELAKKHEIPYQWDILLGGGTDAGAIHLNKTGVPTGAVSVPARYIHSNTEVVDERDVDASVKLMVKVLEEIPGLEL, from the coding sequence ATGGTGGACTATGAGCTTCTCAAAAAGATAGTCGAAGCACCGGGTGTTTCGGGCTACGAGTTCCTCGGAGTCAGGGACGTGGTCATAGAAGCCTTCAAGCCCTACGTGGACGAAATAAAGGTGGACAAACTCGGCAACGTCATAGCCCACAGGAAGGGCAACGGTCCGAAGGTAATGCTCGCCGCCCACATGGACCAGATAGGACTCATGGTAACCCACATAGAGAAGAGCGGATTTTTAAGGGTTGCACCCGTCGGAGGAGTGGATCCAAGGACTTTGATAGCCCAGCGCTTCAAGGTCTGGATCGATAAGGACAAGTTCATCTACGGTGTTGGCGGTTCGGTTCCGCCCCACATCCAGAAGCCCGAGGACAGAAAAAAGGCCCCGACGTGGGATCAGGTCTTCATCGACGTTGGAGCCGAGAGCAGGGAAGAGGCCGAGGAGATGGGCGTTAAGATCGGCACGATAATAACCTGGGACGGTCGCCTGGAGAGGCTCGGAAAGCACCGTCTGGTCAGCATAGCCTTCGACGACAGGATAGCCGTTTACACCCTCGTGAAGGCCGCTCAGGAGCTCGAGGAGAGCGACGCGGATATCTACTTCGTGGCAACGGTTCAGGAGGAGGTTGGACTCAGAGGTGCCAGGACGAGTGCCTTTGGGATTGATCCGGATTACGGCTTTGCAATTGACGTTACAATAGCGGCAGACGTTCCCGGAACACCGGAGCACAAGCAGGTAACCCAGCTGGGAAAGGGAACCGCGATAAAGATAATGGACCGCTCCGTCATATGCCACCCGACCATCGTCCGCTGGATGGAAGAACTGGCCAAAAAGCATGAAATCCCGTACCAGTGGGACATCCTCCTCGGAGGAGGAACGGACGCCGGAGCCATACACCTGAACAAGACCGGCGTTCCGACAGGAGCGGTAAGCGTTCCCGCTCGCTACATCCACTCGAACACGGAAGTCGTTGACGAAAGGGACGTCGATGCCAGCGTAAAGCTTATGGTAAAGGTCCTCGAGGAGATACCCGGGCTCGAGCTCTGA
- the sfsA gene encoding DNA/RNA nuclease SfsA: MLLKLPVIECTFLKRLNRFVALVDVNGDPRRALVTNTGRLDEFMIPGRKAFCTPKSGGKTDFVLVAFEDSGGKGAIIDTRTQAKAFERALELNLIPWLENCRIKRKEITVGRSRLDYLFECPSGEIYAEMKSAVLRGGDRGEYAMYPDCPSVRGRKHIKELMELSKEGKRTMIFFVGALPGVEKFRPYERGDPEIARLLREARERGVEIRALGMHLLPDGRVVLERPDLKVDVGEDF, encoded by the coding sequence ATGCTACTGAAGCTTCCGGTAATCGAGTGCACCTTTCTGAAGAGGCTCAACCGCTTCGTGGCCCTCGTGGATGTGAACGGCGATCCCAGAAGGGCCCTCGTTACGAACACCGGTAGACTGGATGAGTTCATGATCCCCGGAAGGAAGGCCTTTTGCACCCCCAAGAGCGGCGGAAAGACGGACTTCGTTCTCGTCGCCTTCGAGGACTCTGGAGGAAAGGGGGCTATAATAGACACGCGAACTCAGGCTAAAGCCTTTGAGAGGGCCCTCGAGCTCAATCTCATCCCGTGGCTTGAGAACTGCAGGATAAAGCGGAAGGAAATTACCGTGGGAAGATCGAGGCTCGACTACCTCTTCGAATGCCCTTCCGGGGAGATATACGCCGAGATGAAGAGCGCCGTTCTGCGGGGAGGGGATAGGGGAGAATACGCCATGTATCCAGATTGTCCGAGCGTCAGGGGGAGGAAGCACATCAAAGAACTCATGGAACTCTCGAAGGAGGGGAAAAGGACCATGATATTTTTCGTGGGTGCCCTCCCCGGCGTTGAGAAGTTCAGGCCCTACGAAAGAGGCGATCCCGAGATAGCCCGGCTTTTGAGGGAAGCCCGGGAAAGGGGCGTTGAGATAAGGGCTCTGGGCATGCACCTGCTCCCGGACGGGAGGGTGGTCCTCGAGAGGCCCGATCTTAAGGTTGACGTTGGGGAGGATTTTTAA
- a CDS encoding toprim domain-containing protein, translating into MTIVDVRILVEGASDVEVVSKALRGMALGSEYNVTISAIIPTTNIEIAKGAAAGADLLIIATDADRVGRELAERLFNELGEMVGHVERMKLPLGHDLEHIDVELVRKELKNALVRAGLKSLQVLPEYMSLRNQLLDLKGRYDNLTEEYRKLREEYDSALRAYGEIKEENERLRKNNEELRTILENSRKVYPIEEAWKSLFPAEPVPDEAYIGRAVEKLGLAGRVVVGQGYIFAEERALVDELLRTVYLSISIKEPSEPPEELPEIAEGPVEEPQNSEGSPEEPMKPREAEGQ; encoded by the coding sequence ATGACCATAGTTGACGTCAGGATACTTGTTGAAGGTGCGAGCGACGTTGAGGTGGTAAGCAAGGCCCTCAGGGGCATGGCCCTTGGGAGCGAGTACAACGTAACGATTTCGGCCATAATCCCTACGACGAACATCGAGATAGCGAAGGGCGCCGCCGCGGGGGCGGATCTGCTCATAATAGCCACCGACGCCGATAGGGTTGGACGGGAACTCGCCGAAAGGCTGTTCAACGAGCTCGGTGAGATGGTGGGCCACGTTGAGAGGATGAAGCTCCCCCTCGGCCATGATCTGGAGCACATTGATGTGGAGCTCGTCAGGAAGGAGCTGAAGAACGCCCTCGTAAGGGCGGGCCTGAAGAGCCTTCAGGTGCTACCCGAGTACATGAGCCTGAGGAACCAGCTCCTCGACCTCAAGGGGCGCTACGATAACCTGACCGAGGAGTACAGGAAGCTCAGGGAGGAGTACGACTCTGCCCTAAGGGCCTACGGGGAGATCAAAGAGGAAAACGAGAGGCTTAGGAAGAACAACGAGGAGCTCAGGACGATCCTTGAGAACTCCAGAAAGGTCTACCCCATCGAGGAAGCATGGAAATCACTCTTCCCGGCGGAGCCCGTCCCCGATGAGGCCTACATCGGGAGGGCCGTTGAGAAGCTCGGGCTGGCCGGAAGGGTGGTAGTTGGACAGGGTTACATCTTTGCGGAGGAGAGGGCCCTCGTGGACGAGCTCCTCAGGACGGTTTACCTCAGCATAAGCATAAAAGAACCTTCTGAACCACCGGAGGAGCTCCCGGAGATTGCGGAAGGGCCGGTTGAAGAACCTCAAAACTCTGAAGGGTCCCCTGAGGAGCCTATGAAGCCGAGGGAAGCAGAGGGGCAGTGA
- the xerA gene encoding site-specific tyrosine recombinase/integron integrase has translation MNLRETLEEYETYLDLAGKSPNTVRMYSYYVRRYLEWGGGTSARSALRFLASLRKKGYSNRSLNLVVQALRSYFRFEGYDDEAEKLKPPKAPKSLPKALTKKETKKLLSVIPETKKRDRLIFLLLYGAGLRVSELCNLKRSDVDFERSLIVVRGGKGAKDRVVPVSEVLMEAIKSYLGTRDDSSEYLIVEDRRRRKDGISPKTVWYLLRKYGERAGVRVTPHMLRHSFATHMLENGVDIRVIQEFLGHSNLSTTQVYTRVTVEHLKRAQEKAGLMEELMK, from the coding sequence ATGAACCTTCGGGAGACCCTTGAGGAGTACGAGACCTACCTGGACCTCGCGGGAAAGAGCCCGAACACGGTCAGGATGTACTCCTACTACGTGAGGCGCTACCTCGAGTGGGGCGGGGGAACCAGCGCCCGCTCCGCCCTTCGCTTTCTGGCAAGCCTGAGGAAGAAGGGCTACTCCAACAGGAGCCTCAATCTGGTGGTTCAGGCGTTGCGTTCCTACTTCCGTTTTGAGGGCTACGATGACGAGGCGGAGAAGCTCAAACCTCCAAAGGCCCCCAAAAGCCTGCCGAAGGCCCTCACGAAAAAGGAGACGAAGAAGCTCCTCTCAGTGATACCCGAAACGAAGAAACGCGACAGGCTTATATTCCTCCTCCTCTACGGCGCAGGGTTGAGGGTTAGCGAGCTCTGCAACCTCAAGAGGTCGGACGTTGATTTCGAGCGCTCGCTCATAGTCGTGCGCGGCGGTAAGGGGGCGAAGGACAGGGTCGTTCCGGTTTCGGAGGTTCTGATGGAGGCCATAAAGTCCTACCTTGGGACGAGGGACGATTCAAGCGAGTACCTCATAGTTGAGGACAGACGGAGGAGAAAGGACGGGATCTCGCCGAAGACAGTCTGGTACCTCCTCCGGAAGTACGGTGAGAGAGCTGGGGTAAGGGTGACCCCCCACATGCTCCGCCACAGCTTCGCCACCCACATGCTCGAGAACGGAGTTGACATCAGGGTCATTCAGGAGTTCCTCGGCCACTCGAACCTCTCGACGACTCAGGTGTATACCCGGGTAACCGTTGAACACCTCAAGAGGGCGCAGGAGAAGGCCGGACTGATGGAGGAATTAATGAAGTAG
- the pfkC gene encoding ADP-specific phosphofructokinase, with amino-acid sequence MGLIDDIQKLSLYTAYNTNVDAITFLKGEIVQGLIDEFGADAVRKRIEDYPREINEPLDFVARLVHALKTGKPMAVPLVNEELHEWFDSHFRYDVERMGGQAGIIANLLANLNLNRVVVYTPHLAKKQAEMFVDRPNLLYPVVEDGRLAFKHPRRAYREGDPVKVNRIFEFRAGTTFRLGNERIEVPFSGRFIVSSRFESIRIYTDPELKPFLPEIGLQVDGAILSGYQGIKLRYSDGKDANHYLREAKRDILLLKREKDVKVHLEFASIQNRELRKKVIYNLFPLVDSVGMDEAEIAHVLNALGYSKLADRIFTYNHIQDTILGGKILVDEMNLEVLQIHTIYYIAYITHSDNPLSEAELRSSLELATTLAASRASLGEINSPEDIKAGMKVPYNEHGEFVKLRFEEAKRKLRTREYKVVIIPTRLVKNPVSTVGLGDTISAGAFTSYLAMLRKKNAL; translated from the coding sequence ATGGGGCTCATCGATGATATCCAGAAGCTTTCCTTGTACACCGCCTACAACACGAACGTGGACGCTATAACCTTCCTGAAAGGGGAGATCGTGCAGGGGCTTATAGACGAGTTCGGGGCCGATGCCGTGAGAAAGAGGATCGAGGATTACCCGCGGGAGATAAACGAGCCCCTGGACTTCGTAGCGAGACTTGTTCATGCCCTCAAAACGGGCAAGCCCATGGCGGTGCCACTGGTCAACGAGGAACTCCACGAATGGTTCGATTCCCACTTCAGATACGACGTCGAGAGAATGGGCGGTCAGGCGGGGATCATAGCCAATCTGCTGGCCAACCTGAACCTCAACAGGGTGGTGGTTTACACTCCCCACCTCGCGAAGAAGCAGGCCGAGATGTTCGTGGACAGACCCAACCTCCTCTATCCCGTCGTTGAGGACGGAAGGTTAGCGTTCAAACACCCCCGCAGGGCCTACCGTGAGGGCGATCCCGTAAAGGTGAACCGCATCTTCGAGTTCCGCGCCGGAACGACCTTTAGACTCGGGAACGAAAGGATAGAGGTTCCATTTTCCGGAAGGTTCATCGTCTCCTCGAGGTTCGAGAGCATAAGGATATACACCGATCCGGAGCTTAAGCCCTTCCTGCCCGAGATAGGCCTTCAGGTCGACGGGGCAATCCTATCGGGCTATCAGGGAATAAAGCTTCGCTATTCGGACGGTAAGGACGCCAACCACTACCTCCGGGAGGCCAAGAGGGACATACTCCTCCTCAAGCGGGAGAAGGACGTCAAGGTCCATCTGGAGTTCGCCTCGATACAGAACCGCGAGCTGAGGAAGAAGGTGATCTACAACCTGTTTCCCCTCGTGGACAGCGTCGGCATGGACGAGGCCGAGATAGCCCACGTCCTCAACGCCCTCGGCTACTCAAAGCTCGCGGATAGGATATTCACCTACAACCACATACAGGACACCATCCTCGGCGGGAAGATCCTCGTGGACGAGATGAACCTCGAGGTGCTCCAGATACACACGATCTACTACATAGCCTACATAACCCACTCCGACAACCCGCTGAGCGAGGCGGAACTGAGGAGCAGCCTCGAGCTCGCAACGACACTCGCGGCTTCAAGGGCATCCCTCGGGGAAATAAACTCCCCGGAGGACATAAAAGCGGGCATGAAGGTTCCCTATAACGAGCACGGCGAGTTCGTGAAGCTCCGCTTCGAGGAGGCAAAGAGGAAGCTCAGAACCAGAGAGTACAAGGTTGTGATAATCCCCACGAGGCTCGTCAAAAATCCCGTCTCCACCGTCGGCCTCGGGGATACGATCTCGGCCGGAGCGTTCACGAGCTACCTCGCGATGCTGAGAAAGAAGAACGCCCTTTGA
- a CDS encoding aspartate/glutamate racemase family protein, whose translation MYGWRGRLGLIVPSSNTTMEMELHSVLPEGVSLHTARVPLGSVTEEELVKMNSFGVEAARLLRDAGVELILYGCTSGSFIGGKDYEKELENRIEEEVKVPVVSTSTAVVEALKMLDARDVLVITPYTDEINRREKEFLEANEFNVLDIRGLGIEDNSRIGRLEPHEAYRLSKASFMDEAEAIFISCTNLRTFEIIEPLEEDLGVPVVTSNQASLWLALREMDIMERIPELGRLFTEF comes from the coding sequence ATGTACGGGTGGAGGGGCAGACTTGGGCTTATAGTCCCATCGTCCAACACGACGATGGAAATGGAGCTGCATTCGGTACTTCCGGAGGGTGTATCACTGCACACGGCGAGGGTTCCCCTCGGCAGCGTGACCGAGGAGGAGCTCGTGAAGATGAACTCCTTCGGGGTTGAGGCGGCCAGACTCCTGAGGGACGCGGGCGTTGAGCTCATACTCTACGGCTGCACGAGTGGATCCTTCATCGGCGGGAAGGATTACGAGAAGGAGCTCGAGAACAGGATAGAGGAGGAGGTAAAGGTTCCCGTAGTGAGCACGAGCACGGCGGTCGTTGAGGCGCTCAAGATGCTCGACGCGAGGGACGTACTCGTCATAACCCCCTACACCGACGAGATAAACAGGCGTGAGAAGGAGTTCCTCGAGGCGAACGAGTTCAACGTGCTCGACATCAGGGGCCTTGGGATTGAGGACAACTCCCGGATCGGAAGGCTCGAACCCCACGAGGCGTATCGTCTCTCAAAGGCGAGCTTCATGGACGAGGCGGAGGCGATATTCATCAGCTGCACCAACCTCAGGACCTTTGAGATAATCGAACCCCTCGAGGAGGACCTCGGCGTTCCGGTTGTGACGAGCAATCAGGCGTCCCTCTGGCTCGCCCTGAGGGAAATGGACATTATGGAACGGATTCCAGAGCTTGGGAGGCTCTTCACGGAGTTCTGA
- the thiI gene encoding tRNA uracil 4-sulfurtransferase ThiI, with product MNVVVVRYGEIGTKSRRTRRWFENILINNIREALVSEGMEFKEVTAKHGRVLVRMNGAEKAVETLTRVFGIVSLSPAMEIDATLEKINRTALKLFRRKKREMNLKKPRFRVTVKRITKEFPMKSPEIQAKVGEYILENEESEVDLRDYDIEVGVEIMEGRAYVFVDKVRAWGGLPVGTQGKVVALLSGGIDSPVAAFLMMKRGVEIIPVHIYMGEKTLDKVRKIWNRLKRYHYGGKADLIVVKPGEREKVLQKLRELKREKYTCVFCKYMMVKHAGEIARKFGAKGIVMGDSLGQVASQTLDNMYIVSQATDLPIYRPLVGLDKEEIVDIARRIGTFELSILPEDECSFIPAHPIIRGSWEEFRKLYREIFGKEPK from the coding sequence ATGAACGTTGTGGTTGTGAGGTACGGCGAGATAGGAACGAAGTCGAGGCGGACGAGGAGATGGTTCGAGAACATCCTCATAAACAACATCCGTGAGGCGCTGGTAAGCGAAGGGATGGAGTTCAAGGAGGTTACGGCGAAGCACGGGAGGGTCCTTGTGAGGATGAACGGGGCGGAGAAGGCCGTGGAAACCCTCACAAGGGTTTTCGGAATAGTCTCCCTGTCGCCCGCGATGGAGATCGATGCCACCCTCGAGAAGATAAACAGAACCGCTCTAAAGCTCTTCAGAAGGAAGAAGCGCGAGATGAACCTCAAAAAACCCCGGTTCAGGGTTACCGTGAAGAGGATAACCAAGGAGTTCCCGATGAAGAGCCCGGAGATTCAGGCGAAGGTCGGGGAGTACATCCTCGAGAACGAAGAGAGCGAGGTCGACCTCAGGGATTACGACATCGAGGTGGGCGTTGAGATAATGGAGGGCAGGGCCTACGTCTTCGTCGATAAGGTCCGGGCATGGGGTGGCCTTCCCGTGGGAACCCAGGGAAAGGTCGTAGCCCTCCTGAGCGGCGGCATAGATTCTCCCGTTGCGGCCTTCCTGATGATGAAGCGCGGTGTCGAGATAATCCCCGTTCACATCTATATGGGAGAGAAAACCCTCGATAAGGTCAGGAAAATCTGGAACCGGTTGAAGAGGTATCACTACGGCGGAAAGGCGGACCTGATAGTTGTTAAGCCCGGAGAACGGGAGAAGGTCTTACAAAAGCTCAGGGAGCTGAAGAGGGAGAAGTACACCTGCGTTTTCTGCAAGTACATGATGGTAAAGCACGCCGGAGAAATAGCCCGGAAGTTCGGGGCAAAGGGGATAGTGATGGGCGATTCCCTCGGTCAGGTTGCCTCCCAGACCCTCGATAACATGTACATCGTCAGTCAGGCCACGGATCTGCCGATTTACAGACCGCTCGTGGGGCTGGACAAGGAGGAGATAGTGGACATAGCCAGGAGGATAGGCACCTTCGAACTTTCAATCCTCCCGGAGGATGAGTGCTCCTTCATACCGGCGCATCCGATCATAAGGGGCTCGTGGGAGGAGTTCAGGAAGCTCTACCGGGAGATATTCGGAAAAGAACCGAAGTGA
- a CDS encoding DUF998 domain-containing protein, with product MDLTRLSAYLSVSFPLIFVLGLLLVVSLNPWFSLTENALSDMGSIRNPVNYYFNGFLMILALLGFVASFGAFRNGLSYLMPLAMVFLFLVGLFPEEYAPHGPSAVLFYVLALSDVFIIGLKLGRKGLSTGYLWSVLAGVTFLLMVYLVRARVFKGLAIPELVGAFTILSWFLYLGLLELGVFK from the coding sequence ATGGATTTAACAAGACTATCCGCCTATTTGAGCGTTTCATTTCCCCTGATCTTCGTCCTTGGCCTCCTTCTGGTGGTGAGCCTGAACCCGTGGTTTTCCCTGACTGAGAACGCCCTGAGTGACATGGGGTCGATAAGGAACCCCGTCAATTACTACTTCAACGGTTTTCTGATGATCCTCGCCCTTCTGGGATTCGTGGCTTCATTCGGTGCCTTCAGGAACGGTTTGAGCTATTTAATGCCCCTCGCCATGGTGTTCCTCTTTCTCGTGGGGCTTTTCCCGGAGGAGTACGCACCCCACGGACCGTCGGCGGTGCTCTTCTACGTCCTTGCCCTGTCGGACGTGTTCATAATCGGCCTGAAGCTCGGCAGGAAAGGGCTTTCGACGGGCTACCTCTGGTCGGTTCTGGCCGGGGTTACCTTCCTCCTCATGGTCTACCTCGTGAGGGCACGGGTCTTCAAAGGTCTGGCCATTCCGGAGCTCGTGGGGGCATTTACGATACTCTCGTGGTTCCTCTATCTCGGCCTGCTGGAGCTTGGAGTCTTCAAGTAG
- a CDS encoding acetate--CoA ligase family protein, with the protein MKEEALKVINEVLSSGRTALVEYEAKQVLKAYGLPVPEEKLARNLDEALRYAEEIGYPVAMKLMSPQILHKSDAKVVILNVKSPEELREKWEVIHENARNYRPDAEILGVLIAPMLRVGREVIIGVTEDPQFGHAIMFGLGGIFVEILKDVTFRIVPITERDARKMIREIKAYPILAGARGEEPADTDAIVDLLLKVSELVNDLRDYIREMDLNPVFVYEKGRGAVVVDARIILKAPR; encoded by the coding sequence ATGAAGGAGGAAGCCCTAAAAGTTATAAACGAAGTCCTGTCCTCGGGCAGGACGGCCCTCGTTGAATACGAGGCAAAGCAGGTGCTCAAGGCCTACGGCCTTCCCGTTCCGGAAGAAAAGCTCGCCAGAAACCTCGATGAGGCACTCCGCTACGCGGAGGAGATAGGCTATCCGGTGGCCATGAAACTCATGTCACCCCAGATCCTCCACAAGAGCGATGCTAAGGTCGTCATTCTTAACGTAAAAAGCCCTGAAGAGCTCAGGGAGAAGTGGGAGGTCATCCACGAAAACGCGCGCAACTACAGGCCCGATGCGGAGATACTGGGGGTTCTCATAGCCCCCATGCTCAGGGTCGGGAGAGAGGTGATAATCGGCGTCACCGAAGACCCGCAGTTCGGCCACGCCATAATGTTCGGCCTCGGTGGGATCTTCGTCGAGATACTCAAGGACGTCACCTTCCGCATAGTGCCCATAACCGAACGCGACGCCCGGAAGATGATCAGGGAGATAAAGGCCTACCCGATCCTCGCGGGAGCGCGCGGTGAGGAGCCCGCCGATACAGACGCGATAGTGGACCTCCTCCTTAAGGTCAGCGAGCTCGTCAACGACCTCCGCGATTACATCAGGGAGATGGACCTGAACCCGGTCTTCGTCTACGAGAAGGGCAGGGGTGCGGTTGTGGTTGATGCAAGGATAATCCTGAAGGCACCCCGCTGA
- a CDS encoding acetate--CoA ligase family protein, producing MGESVIEEMKPFFEPKAVAIIGATDKRGKVGNVIFENFRRNKERGIFRGNVYPVNPKLDEIEGYRVYHSVKDLPDDTDLAVIAIPARFVPPTMREIAEKGIKSVVIITGGFGELGEEGKRMEREILEVARENGIRVIGPNCVGVYVPDTGVDTVFLPEEKMDRPKSGPIAFVSQSGAFAAAMLDWAAMAGVGIGKMVSYGNKLDVDDADLMEYFLHDDTIKVVTFYIEGVKDGRKFIDSARKITRVKPVIALKSGRSEYGARAASSHTGSLAGADTIYDAVFKQTGIIRAEDFEHMFDLAKAFAALGHKLPKGDKVGIITDGGGAGVMASDAVAKFGLKMAELSEDTLRFLKDNFPPHAVAGNPTDVVGDTDAERYRIAIEGFVKDPNVDAIVVIVLFQVPLLDEEKIIDILAEYQKKSDKPIVAVAMGGKKTNHYAGMLEERGVPVYPTPERGVRALAGLVGYARYLKKA from the coding sequence ATGGGGGAAAGCGTAATAGAGGAGATGAAACCCTTCTTCGAGCCGAAGGCCGTCGCCATCATCGGTGCAACGGACAAGAGGGGCAAGGTGGGTAACGTTATCTTTGAAAACTTCAGGAGGAACAAAGAAAGGGGAATTTTCAGGGGCAACGTCTACCCGGTTAACCCGAAACTCGACGAGATAGAAGGCTACAGGGTTTACCACAGCGTTAAGGACCTCCCCGATGACACCGATCTGGCGGTCATAGCGATCCCCGCGCGCTTCGTGCCCCCCACCATGAGGGAGATAGCCGAAAAGGGAATAAAATCCGTCGTGATCATCACGGGGGGCTTCGGCGAACTCGGTGAGGAAGGCAAGAGAATGGAGCGCGAGATACTCGAGGTAGCCCGCGAGAACGGGATAAGGGTAATAGGTCCCAACTGCGTGGGCGTTTACGTTCCAGATACCGGGGTTGACACCGTCTTCCTCCCGGAGGAGAAGATGGACAGACCAAAGAGCGGGCCCATAGCTTTTGTGAGCCAGAGCGGTGCCTTCGCGGCGGCGATGCTCGACTGGGCCGCCATGGCGGGCGTAGGCATAGGGAAGATGGTAAGCTACGGCAACAAGCTTGACGTGGACGATGCCGACCTGATGGAATACTTCCTCCACGACGATACCATAAAAGTCGTCACCTTCTACATAGAGGGCGTCAAAGACGGGCGGAAGTTCATCGATTCGGCGAGGAAGATAACGAGGGTCAAGCCCGTGATAGCCCTGAAGAGCGGGAGGAGTGAGTACGGTGCCAGAGCGGCCTCAAGTCACACCGGTTCGCTCGCCGGGGCCGACACGATTTACGATGCCGTCTTCAAGCAGACGGGAATAATCCGCGCCGAGGACTTCGAGCACATGTTCGATCTTGCCAAGGCCTTCGCGGCACTGGGGCACAAGCTCCCGAAGGGTGACAAGGTGGGCATAATCACCGACGGCGGTGGCGCAGGGGTTATGGCGAGCGATGCGGTCGCAAAATTCGGGTTAAAGATGGCCGAGCTCAGCGAGGACACCCTCAGGTTCCTGAAGGATAACTTCCCGCCGCACGCCGTTGCAGGGAACCCGACGGACGTGGTGGGAGATACCGACGCGGAGCGCTACAGGATAGCCATCGAGGGCTTTGTGAAAGATCCGAACGTCGATGCGATAGTCGTTATAGTCCTCTTCCAGGTCCCGCTCCTCGACGAGGAGAAGATAATAGACATCCTCGCGGAGTACCAGAAGAAGAGCGACAAACCCATAGTCGCGGTGGCGATGGGCGGTAAGAAGACGAACCACTACGCCGGAATGCTCGAGGAGAGGGGAGTTCCCGTTTACCCAACCCCGGAGAGGGGTGTCCGCGCTCTGGCCGGTCTCGTGGGTTACGCCCGCTATTTGAAGAAGGCCTGA
- the nth gene encoding endonuclease III, translating to MAEKSSGSLDLEGFTFEESWEEKRRRAGKIVDVLMKTYPRENLLIGDPYRALVHCIISQRMRDEVTYRVWRELFERYGDLRRIADTPVEEMREFLRKRGVGLWKTKGEWIVRASRIILEDYGGKVPDDINELMKLPGIGRKCANIVLAYGFGRQAIPVDTHVNRISKRLGLAPPKVGPEKVEEYLKRLIPQDRWIYVNHAMVDHGKTVCRPLNPKCDSCPLRQLCPYAMGLIRREDIR from the coding sequence ATGGCAGAAAAAAGCTCAGGCTCGTTAGATCTTGAGGGTTTCACCTTTGAGGAGAGCTGGGAAGAGAAGAGAAGACGCGCCGGGAAGATAGTTGACGTTCTGATGAAAACCTACCCGAGGGAGAACCTCCTCATAGGGGATCCCTACAGGGCGCTGGTGCACTGCATAATATCCCAGAGGATGAGGGATGAGGTGACTTACAGGGTCTGGCGGGAGCTTTTCGAGAGGTACGGGGACCTGAGGAGAATAGCCGACACGCCGGTCGAGGAGATGAGGGAGTTCCTCAGGAAGCGCGGGGTTGGACTCTGGAAGACCAAGGGGGAATGGATAGTCAGGGCTTCGAGGATAATCCTCGAGGACTACGGCGGAAAGGTTCCCGACGACATAAACGAGCTCATGAAACTCCCGGGCATAGGCAGGAAGTGCGCCAACATAGTTCTGGCCTACGGCTTCGGAAGGCAGGCCATCCCCGTTGACACCCACGTGAACAGGATAAGCAAGCGCCTTGGACTGGCCCCACCGAAGGTGGGCCCCGAGAAGGTGGAGGAGTACCTGAAGCGGCTCATTCCTCAGGACAGGTGGATATACGTGAACCACGCGATGGTGGACCACGGAAAGACCGTATGCAGGCCCTTAAACCCAAAGTGCGACTCCTGTCCGCTCAGACAGCTCTGTCCCTACGCAATGGGTCTCATCAGGAGGGAGGACATCAGGTAG
- a CDS encoding ATPase, producing MRVVLKPLFEAELPADFLDVLREKLAGRELRTGEEVEVELLGKSLRFRVLLAEPSPVSVKRNTRIELSSGSVDVVDFQFDEPIDDVLTFEGGFVVLLGRKVLILNQNGQKIYSDEFEDLNGVRVSGRTVVIIHGRKKLRLVRS from the coding sequence ATGAGGGTCGTTCTAAAACCCCTCTTCGAGGCCGAACTCCCCGCTGACTTCCTGGACGTCCTGAGGGAAAAGCTCGCCGGGAGAGAGCTCAGAACGGGTGAAGAGGTGGAGGTGGAACTCCTCGGAAAGTCCCTCCGCTTCAGGGTCCTTCTGGCGGAGCCCTCCCCGGTGAGTGTAAAACGAAACACGAGGATAGAGCTTTCAAGTGGTTCCGTTGACGTGGTCGACTTTCAGTTCGACGAACCCATCGATGACGTCCTAACCTTCGAGGGAGGCTTCGTCGTCCTGCTCGGGAGGAAGGTTCTGATATTGAACCAGAACGGGCAAAAGATTTATAGCGACGAGTTCGAGGACCTGAATGGAGTTAGGGTTTCCGGAAGAACAGTGGTGATAATCCATGGCAGAAAAAAGCTCAGGCTCGTTAGATCTTGA